GAGAATGTGGACTCTACCACATCAGGCTGAACTCTGACCCCTTTCCCATAGGTGTATCTTTGAGGGCTGTAAGAGAGAATTTGCTGCTCCCGGACAACTGAAGCGCCATGAGAAAGTACACCAAGGTGAGCCCTACACATGCCACATACCCACAAGTCTGATCAGAGGTCCTGTGGATGTTTTATCGAGCCATCTCTTTCCcaggttacccctgtgctgtggaGGACTGTCCATTCCAGGGGAAGACTTGGTCAGAGTATCAGAAGCACAGGAAGGCTGTGCACAGAAGTATGTAGGCCCTCTTGACCACGCTGCAACTCTTCCCTTAGCATTGTCTTGTGAACCCCTCTCACATGGTCCTAAATATTATATTGATTTAAAATGGATCCGATTGTAAAGTCTTCACCGGTTGTGTGTTCAGTCAAGTTACAGTGTGATGGCTGCAGTAGGATGTTCCTGGGGGTGTGGTTTTTGAAGCAGCACCAGCTGCGGATCCACTCCGGTGCACCCAAGAGGGTGTTCCAGTGCTCTGTCGCTGGGTGTGAGAAGACCTTCACCACCCACTTCAACCTGGAGAGCCACGTTGTGTCAGACCATGAGGGCAAGCTGGCTTTCTCCTGTACCCACGAAGGCTGTGGCAAGCACTTCGCTATGCAGGTGAACTCATGGGACAAGGCTCCAGTTACAATATGGTATCCTGTCACTTCGCAAATAGCTTTGCAGAACTCAATCTGTCTCTTTAAGTGGAATATTTGGTGTAAAACTAAATGTTTGTATATTCCTTAGGAGAGTTTGAGACGACACCGAGTGGCTCATGACCCAGAGAGGAGAAAGCTGCAGGTGAATGCTGGTATTGGGTATATGGTGGATAATGGCTTCCCTACATGTAGTATTATAATCCACTACTGTTTCCTTTTGCAGAAGGTGTGCCCTAAAAAGAACAAGCCGTTGGGGCCAGCCTCTACACAGGCTGAGACCAGCAGACTAGCTGACCAACTCCATAACACCAGCTTGGGCTACTCTACATCATAACACCAGCTTGGGCTACTCTGACCTGGACTGGTCCATCAGaaccatgggggggggggtaaatctGAAACCTGTGGAACAGGAACCTATTCTTTGCTACTTGTCAAGCTGTTTTTGTTTAGTTTTCAAGAGCTGAATTTCAGATATGTATCAAACACTTATCTAATAAATCCTCACCAATGCATGGCTGGCTCCTTGTCTGTTAATGGTTATGTAATGCACTATGACACTTGACAAATACCCAATGGTGTCGCACATGATATTCACTTTCAAAGCATATTACCAAGTCTGGTCCATCATCCTGGGAAGTGTGAGAACTGGGCCCAAAATCTCTCTTCCAGCAGGTTTTTTTTTTCCTCCAAGGAGGTGATTGAGTGAATTTGGTAAACACATTGACTGGCTTATTTGATAGACTAGAAGTTGAATAATTAGGATACAAGTAGGACATGTGGCATCCAAGAAACTGAGAACCTATCTGCCTTGTGCCTGTTCACTTACTAGCCCTGAGTGGCTAGTGGTCCCACCTGTTCTAGCCGCCGACTACCTTTCAAGCGGCCACTAGATCTACCTGTTCACAAATGGCCAATCTGTAGGCGGGTTGGTGAACAAATTGCATCAGTGTGCTTGTAATGCACCACTCCAATAGTTTGTACAGAATCTCAATGGAACTTGTAGTATTGTTAAAGATGAGTAAAGATTTTGTTTGGgtgccaggcaggtattaaccctgccgAAAGGAAGAGTAGGACTGAGTACCACTACCGGACCCACAGACTGCCCAGTGAAGCCTGTTTGCCAGAGCCAGTGGTGTGAAAAGACCATAAAACCTCGCAGCACATGGATAACCTAACGAAACGGCAGAACAACTTCATAGAAATGATTCACAAAGAACCCAGTCATCAGGATCTGTATTATCACTTCTGAACACATCCAGGTGCTGAAATGATTCACAAAGAACCCAGTCATCAGGATCTGTATTACCACTTCTGAACACATCCAGGTGCTGAAATGATTCCACTAGCAGTGTTTGCCTCCTCCAGTATGAAGGTGTGGCGCCAGGCAGACGTGGGTATATATTTTCCTCCTCCAGTATGAAGGTGTAGCGCCAGGCAGACGTGGGTAAGAACTGACTCCAAATGCTCTCTGTGGAAAAGATTTATCAAATGGCAGAATCCACAAGTAAACCCTAGGGAGCTGATGGCTGGGTCGTCATGGTGATGAGGCCTAACGCTGTGTCCAGGGGACTTGGGCCCCCAGAGTAAGGCCTTGGGTTTATTCAGTTGGAGCGAGTAGGTGAAAAGGTTTTATCCCATTTTTCTCCTGATAACCTTAGCAACGTTTCAGACAAAGACATGGCCTAGAGCTGATCTAAATCATTACATGGCAGAGACTCTTCTGTTCTATGCAATGAATTTCCATCTGTTGCGGCCACCTGAACGCACCCTTGGTATATTCAACTGCAGTCCAGAGACGATGTACTGTCCTTGAACAGATACAGTCCCGGTAACATGACCATATGAACACAGTCTGTTTGTGGGGCTGACACAGTCTGCCCTAGTATCAAGTGATTTTGCTCAATagggccaggtttcctctagcCTGGTTTGATGAAGTCTGTAATTTGGCCCAGGTTACAGTAGGTCCAATCTAAAACAATTTCAGTATGGTATGATTTGGCGCCATAACCTGATTTCGATGCAGTCCTGATTTGGCCCTGGTTAGATCCAGTCTACAGTAATTTCAgtatggcataatgctatgccaGGCTGCCAGGCCAGGAGACCACAGTGAGAGCCACTCTGCTACGCTGCTCCTTCAGCATGGGTACCAGGGCTGAGTGGCTCATACCAGCCGTAGACAGTCCATTAACCGCCACTATCATGTCCCCACACCTAGGGAACAGAGGGGACACAGAGGGGCACATCAAAATGGATGGACCACATACAGATATACACCAGTTTATTAAGTACACCCACCCCTTGTTCATGAAAATGGTTTGCTCCAACAGACAGTGAGTCAAATGGCCATCGCTTGCTATTTAAAGTAGGCAGACAGGCACCAAGgaattcagttactgttcgattgaatgttATAATGGGCAAAACTATTGACCCAAGCGATTTTGATAGTGGTATGATCATGTCAGGTGCtccggttccagtatctcagaaatggcCGCCCCCCTGGTCTTTTCACACACGATAGTGcctagggtttaccgagaatgatgagacaaacaaaaaacatccagtcagtccTGTGGGCAAAAACAGCTTATTGACGAGAGGtagaaggagaatggcaagaatcggacaagctaacaggtgggccacaaacaggcaaataacggcgcagtacaacagtgttgttcagaacggcatctcggaacatACAACTCGGCGCTCCTTGTCACAGATGGGCTACTACAGCAgtcgaccacaccgggttccactcctatcaactaaaaacaagaagaagtggctccagtgggcacaAGATCACCAACACTGGATCATTGAGGAATGGAAAAACATCACCTGGTCCATCCAATCCTTGTTCCTGTTgcatcatgctgatggcagagtcaggatttggcataTGCCGCAGGCATGGTACAGGCTGATGGGGGTGGtataatggtgtggggaatgttttcatGGCTCATGTTaagtcccttgataccaattgagcaatgttTCCATGCCCAGAAGGATT
This genomic window from Oncorhynchus gorbuscha isolate QuinsamMale2020 ecotype Even-year linkage group LG07, OgorEven_v1.0, whole genome shotgun sequence contains:
- the gtf3ab gene encoding general transcription factor IIIA, b isoform X2, which produces MVQIRSYVLNLEFLLIRKNEPIDKPFSCENCDKSFCTRYQLTRHGLSHSGEKPYTCQSAGCSEAFVTHASMKNHMARVHQHQEKHYKCDHVHCGMEFKKKNQLKTHKITHTQLLPFQCIFEGCKREFAAPGQLKRHEKVHQGYPCAVEDCPFQGKTWSEYQKHRKAVHRIKLQCDGCSRMFLGVWFLKQHQLRIHSGAPKRVFQCSVAGCEKTFTTHFNLESHVVSDHEGKLAFSCTHEGCGKHFAMQESLRRHRVAHDPERRKLQKVCPKKNKPLGPASTQAETSRLADQLHNTSLGYSTS
- the gtf3ab gene encoding general transcription factor IIIA, b isoform X1; its protein translation is MGERIEVQRSFICSFVNCNATFNKSWKLDAHLCKHTGLKPFSCENCDKSFCTRYQLTRHGLSHSGEKPYTCQSAGCSEAFVTHASMKNHMARVHQHQEKHYKCDHVHCGMEFKKKNQLKTHKITHTQLLPFQCIFEGCKREFAAPGQLKRHEKVHQGYPCAVEDCPFQGKTWSEYQKHRKAVHRIKLQCDGCSRMFLGVWFLKQHQLRIHSGAPKRVFQCSVAGCEKTFTTHFNLESHVVSDHEGKLAFSCTHEGCGKHFAMQESLRRHRVAHDPERRKLQKVCPKKNKPLGPASTQAETSRLADQLHNTSLGYSTS